From the genome of Nicotiana sylvestris chromosome 1, ASM39365v2, whole genome shotgun sequence:
atcaaacaccaaacttacccaatacctccactcacatatcaactaactccgaactaccaagcaccattgcccgcataccaagctccaccatccACTTATCAATCGCCTCCGCCTCCCACATACCAGCCAACTTCGccaagatattcccaacccgcacatgtctaccaaacctacaatactcaaccatcccactatcaatcacctcctgcacACCAAAATTTCCCtaaacctcgaccaaattttgattgcAGACCCCCAAAATAATATATAGCCATTGTTGAACCTATTGACtagttgtatgagagactcaaagctactggttatgttacccccatccttgctgcaacccctgagaaaccttcccagtgggttaacccaaacaaatcctacgGCTACTACTCCAGCATGGAGGGGCACACCATCAATgaatgtcgttctttgaaagataagatccagtcTTTGATCGATAaaaagattattgtggcaaaagaaCCCACTTCGAATGTACGCAATAACCctttgccagaccataaggggggaggcattcacatgattgagatagaggatgattgggatcccgagggatcaatcgggttgatcgcaaaaggagatgacccaaagaagacaatagttactcttaatccgatcatagtccagattcaaccatcTGGGGACGttgaggtaaatatgtctgtgccGCTTAAATTTGAAGCAACATCATCCACAAAGACACCAATGCctattgaggttgaattcgtgtcttcgacaaatgcacccacaccgtttgaagttgcagtGTTGCcgcccaaggcacatgctccgttTGGAGTAAGGATAGTCACGCCGATCCCAGTAGCGATGTCGACCATGATACCATTCCATATAAAGgatgtaccctgggactataaaGCTGAGgaaaggaggaaaggcaaggtaaGGATCGAAGAGACTATTGCCGCACAGGTtatgacgagaactggtaggGTTCACACCCCGGAACACCTAgccgagtcaagcaagcaggcctccaaccgGCCACCCATTATTAAgacaggtccagacgatctttggagaaagatacaagccaaggaatactcggtcatcgaccagttgaacaaaacaccagcgcaaatCTCTATTCTTAGTTTACTACAAAACTCTAAGGCACAAAAAAATGCTCTACTAAAGGTACTAAGTGAGGCATACATACAAAGCAACATCACTGGCAGAGAAATAGCTAACATGATAGGTtaagtgttggagagccataagatcacttttcatgaggacgagctaccacctgaagggttgggacacaacaaagcactgcacatcactgtgcaatgcgaggactacttcATCACTAGGATCCTGATCGACaggggttccagtctcaacatttgtccactggtaacactcaagaagttaggtaagggactgcacgagataaaggacaGAACCATCAATGTAAAAGCTTTTGATGGTTCTCAAAGGTCCATTGGGGAGATAAGTCTATGCTTACAAATGGGGCCAACATGGTTCAACGttgatttccaggtaatagacgtgccagcatcttacaatctactGTTGGGTCAGCCATGGATCTATGCCACTGGGGCCGTAATATTGAAACTGAATCAGGCAGTAAAATTTGAATAgaatcatcaagaggtgatcattcacggtgacagGAGCAACTCTATATACAATCGCCAAACCATTCCGGCAATTGAAGGGAGAAGGAAGCTAGGCGGAGAGACATACCATTACATAGAACGGGTAAATGTTATTGACAAAGACAAGtagtgggataacaagatcgagggTATACTGAATTGGATTAGgcacgaacctggcaaggggcttcccaagaacctccaaggaatcgctaagcccataaagctcaaaaagcatggcactactttcggtctgggatatgagtacactggGAAGAATTCATCatctggtcaccaccatggcgcggtccttactatccactagagtagctaataccacatctggagcagaccttccaaccggCCGACATTAATTAtgggtcagacgaagaagaagcactggccGCGGTGACGAACTTGTTCctggaagacaatgacatggattgttgtgttgttctcgaggaggaaggggaggaaggcccttccgtACAGGCCGTAAGCAGAGGGCACACCTCAATAACTGGAcaatcaggacaaccagagcccgacgagcctcggggtagcaaagCTAAAACAATCATCATGCACTATTTTattactaaatgattttcctttcgcattttaattcccgcaataagatctccaatattcaaaacgattatgcaatttatcaaagcattttgacttttcttatgaatcaacactcattattatttttctctcattactttacttatacagcattactattacttattcGGATGaacaatgactgtgacatgcaacgagacaacacaacaaatagACATTGATTcggaggaagatgacataccaaaggaggttgtcaaagaagttgagaactttgagaacatacttaagtccaacctggacgagatagAAGTTGTTAACCTGGGAAATGcaaaaaatgtcaaagaaacacgaatcagcttTCACTTGTCGCCGTTAGAAAAAAAGGAATATAAACAATTTCTATGGGAATACGAGGATATATTAGcctagtcatatgatgacatgactggtctaagtacgtctattgtggctcataaactgccaaccaattcgacatgtccgccggtaaaacaaaagctcaaaatgttcaagcctgatatgagtttgaaaatcaagaaagaagtcactaagcaagtcaaagctaaggttctcaaggtagtagaatacccgacatggttagctagcatcgtgccagtgccaaagaaggattgGAAGGTCAGAATCTATGTCGACTACCGaaatctcaaccgggccagtccgaaagacgacttccctttgccgaatatacacatcctaattgacaattgtgccaagcatgagttgcagtcatttatagattgtttcgctggttatcatctgatctggatggatgaagaagatgctaaaaaaatggctttcattacaccgtgggaatgtactgttacatgATGATGCtgtttgggttaaaaaatgcaGATGCCAactacatgagggtcatgactactattttccatgatataatacacaaagagattgaggtgtatctagatgatgtcatcatcaagtccaagaaggccattgatcatatggaagatttgaggaagttcttcattGCGAAgatacaatctgaaactgaatcccgtgaagtgcacatttggggttcctgTTGGAAAGCTACTTGGAtttattgtgagtcaccgaggaatagaactggatccatcaaaagtcaaagctattcaataattgccaccgccaaagaacaagaaggatgtgatgagtttcttaggaagactgaactacatcagccggtttatagCACAGTCTATAGTTactatgagccaatctttaaatgttaaagaaggacgctgccaccaaatggaccgatgattgccaaaaagccttcgacagaatcaaggagtacttgtcaacaccaccagtcttggtctcgcctgagccaggtagacccttattactctactttgcagtattggatggagctttcagttgcattttggggcagcatgatgaaacggggagaaaagagcaggctatctattatcttagtaagaagtttaccccgtacgaggcccggtattctctgctagagcgcacctgttgtgctatgacttgggtagctcagaagctgaggcattatttctgtgcctataccacatatcttatatcaaggatggatccttttaagtacatcttccagaagcccatgcccactggcaagctagccaagtggcaaattttgttaagtgaatttgacattgtctacgtgactcagaaagcaatcaaaggataggaactagcagatcaccttgctaaaaatcccgtggatagagaatacgaacccctaaaaacatattttacggtgtctgccaaactcaagttctcgtgcaccaacaacatggccgagtacgaagcctgcatcttaaggatcaagatggccattggcatgaacattcaaaagttgctagtgattggagattcagacctactcatacatcaggttcatGAAGAATtagcaaccaagaactccaagatactcccgtatttgcattatgtacaggaattgaggaaaaggttcacgaagacggagttccaacatgttcccagaatccagaatgagttcgccgatgcattggccacccggTCATCTATGATAAaacatccagacaaaaacttcattgatcccattccagtaaagatctatgatcagtcagcttattgtgcccatgttgaagaagaagcagacgaaaagccttggttttatgatatcaagaaATATTTGGCAATAGGCGAGTatccagaacttgcaaatcctactaaaAAATGCACACtttggaggttgtccaacaatttctttcacagtagAGGAATTCTGTATAAGAGGActccttatttggaattattaaGGTGTGTCTATGCAAATGAAGCATCCAGGCCACTAgaagaaattcatgctgggacctgcggtccgcatatgaatggttttgtcttagcaaagaagatactccagactggttacttttggatgactatggaaacagactgcatccagtatgtccgaaaattcCACCCTTGTTAGATACATGcggacatgataaaggtacctccaaataagcttaatgcaacaagctcaccatggacATTCGCCACTTGgtggatggatgttattggaccaatcgagcttgTCGCTTCCAATGGATATAGATTTATCCTGGTAGAAAtcaactatttcaccaaatgggtcaaagcagcatcttatagagcagtaaccaagaaagtcatggcagattttgtccgcaaccgcattgtttgtcgattcagaattccagggtcaatcattactaataatggctccaacctcaacaacaacttgatgaaagctatgtgtgaaaccttcaagatcaaacacaagaattccacatccTTCAGGCCTCacatgaatggagccgtagaagccgccaacaagaatatcaaaaaatattgaggaaaatgatagagaaccACAAATAGTGACACGAGatgttatcatttgctttattgagatatcgcaccacagtccgcacatcaactgggacGACCCTctatatgctagtttatggtacagaagcagtcattcccactgaggtagaaattctttccctaaggatcatacaggaagttaGGCTCGACGACacagaatgggtgaaaagtcgctacgagcaactagcccttatagacggaaagagaatgaatgcagtctgccatggtcaactctaccagaacagaatgttcaTAGCCTTCAGCAAAATAGTCAAgtcgagacagttcacaccggggcagctggtgttaaagaaatttttttttgcaTAAAGATGAacccaaagggaagttctctcccaactggcagggtccatacatggttcactgggttctgacaagaggagccctcatactcgcagaaatggacggagaagtttggccaaaatcgatcaattcagatgcagtcaagcattactatgtgtaattttcatgttttcctcatcgatgtaattgaactacgcctgacctgattcctgtttacgaggggatacgtaggtagccctatggcttcggtcacaatttaataaaatttttattttccccgaaattggaaactggggtagaattttgaggaggaccctcaaagtTCCGAAGCGATTTTAGCCGATCGTCGCAAACAACAGTAAAAAGCATCAACCTATTAAACTGGGGTGGAActttgaggaggaccctaaaaattccatagcaagaaaggttgcaatgtcctaaaccacgtcgcagtcgtcggttcatctaaaaagttattcttacttatacacttatgtcatactttCACAAAATCATGTCTGTTTATtattgaaattgctttgtttagcaacgctaccccaacgaTACATGCAGTATCACTAGATCAaagtcgagcaggtcaagcatagccagcggggatacgaactaactccCCCCTTTTTttgcaaaactcacgatttttctttggatgcaggcagttggattgcaaaaccatcaaacatactatacactcacgagataAAACGTTGTTCAGGAacacaactctcagaaccgttgcattTATTCACATTTGCTATCCACACACAATAGTGTCCCCaacagtcacaatatcgcaatctgctattagctaagaaagcttattaccatttgccattttatttcttgcataaggctactattctgccttccaagactaaatgttgtctccatctgtgtttttgcattacataaggctactatcctaccttccgagactaaacgatgtctccatctacattttcgcattgcataaggctactattctgcctttcaagactaaacgctgtctccatttgcatttacgcattgcataaggctactattctgctatccgagactaaatgttgccTCCATTTgtatttttgcattgcataaggctactattctaccttccgagactaaacgttgtctccatctgcatttttcgcattgcataagactactattcttccttccgagactaaacgctgtctccatctacactttcgtattacataaggctactattctgtcttccgaggttaagctctacctccacctacaTCTAtatagctgaaagatcgccacctactgcattgcatggctgaaagattgccacatctacatctcatgggttgaaagatcgccacctactgcattgcatggctgaaagatcgccgcatggctgaaagatctccacttattgcatctcatgggctgaaagatcaccacacACTGCATTTCacaggctgaaagatcgccaaattatccaaaggcgtcatcgttcggaggcaccattttcatagcccgagaacaccatgtcatggcctgaggatcccttttaatcttttacatatcattattcaaaggcattatggttcggaggcaccatcctcatagctcgagagcatcatttcatggcctgcaaatcctttattgcacgcttcatggcccagaacatcatggtctaaggacatcattctcgtcgtccgaagacaacattttCCAATGGGAatgtgcatcatgtttaaatttacgcacaatatatgcttgtattgcttatttgcaggtaaaccggcgagcaacgaccatctcggcaggagcgatcccgctctagTTTCCGAAGCCCTACCAAACCTAAAACATTCCCACAAACCTACCACACATtacgtccgttcttgaaaagtctccatcagAAGCCAGGGCGCGACCTAAACCTCTTCGAACTgttccgcttggtcaaaattggacatcatatctttacccgacaactctttcatccttcccaggtaaagataggcagctgttgatacataatttttctctgtatattttttaatatgcaaaatactttcaaaataacatatatatgtatatataagtatgtccaattgttttattaattttattttaaatttgttttaaagattttaaaccaatttattcccctattttattcgTAAAAACCTAAtaatatttccaaaattatcattttggtaattcatttattggattctcatatttatgccaaaatatagctaaaataaattttgtacatttttacaaatttatttagtattttaaagataaattgcatataattgcaatattagcctcttttaaatttaattgcgtttatatctataaaaaatAAGTCCAGTATCGGATAAGTGcggtgtggaagtgccagccccttatgtgtccaagtttagagggagctcatgggttcCAAGGCTAGGCttacacaagaggggcagaatctaagtctaagaagatagtgaaagtgcaggaaaCAAAGTGTTAAAACTGAGGGGATAATGGAGAGGGGTAAAGGGTGATAGGGAGACAGTAATTAGTAACACACAGAGTTAATAACTTCATACAAAGGGGGTCAGGGGTTGGAAATCCATTGTAAGAAGCCTATGTACTTAGGCGTGGATTAGTgttggtcatgcacaacaatagaagaTGCCGACATGCCTATAAACCAATTAGAACATACAACATCTAGAGgagacatggaggttatgatcctagggggatcaggtttgggtcatgcacaacaatgtccaATGCTATCAcgccccaaaccaaccacaaaTACTAAACACCTTGGGGATGGGGATTTAGGATTGACAAGTCATAATAAGTAATAGACAGAAGCATTAACTCTGAATAGGAAGGGGCAGATTACAACATGTTTAATAATGGAACTTGGTTAAATACAAATAGGAGACAAACAAGGATGGAAGAgacagtaaagaaacatgttattGCTGGAGCGgaagcttaattagaacataccagtaagatgcaaatgcagagaaaaataagcaAACTTCCCACAACCTAGCCtcggctttcagccggctaggtaaggcagcaatacaagtaacaatagagaaaagagaaagattttagtggagtgtgtgtttgaactcaagtgttttaTGCCATGTGTTTGTGTGTTTGAAAGAAGATaaggtgggtatttatagttttgaaagcatgtaagaaataaggcaataaatgcACATATGGAAGTAAACagcaatcagaatcaatcaaccaAATGATTCCCCTTTAATTGAAGAATCACTTTTTTAACGGGGCTAACAAgtttaaaagaaggaaagaaaatcagtttgtagGCCGACTAGTTAATACCAAAAAAGGAAGTAGTAAAACATTGAGTACACAATAGAGTCCAAGTACAGAGATACACATGTTTTGCGGAAAAGATTCAACAAGGAAATAAGTAAGGAAAGGGATCAATCACTTTAACAGGCGAGTAAAATTAGAGTTAACAAAAAGAGAAGTTTTTGAAATCAGTCCCAAAAttgagaatcaatcaaagaagggGCCTCTGCATATAAACAGAGTGCACAAATGATGGACATGCAAGGCCAGactattggcaaaagaaacaacatgcaatagtagcacaaaGTTAGTAGACAGCAAACATTCAAAGCATGATAGTCACGTAGGTCAAGTTTCGTTGGATCAGTAgtatagagaaaagaaaaaaaaggatagagtatcagaagcatgcaaagggtcAAGTGCGAAAACCCTGCTAAAAAGCATAGTCAAGTTTCAAAGATAGTAAGAACCCAGAATCAatggaatcacataaagaaaagagatgctgaaacaaaggaACTTCAAATCAAGTCAGGTATTCCAACGAGCAATTTCAAACCTAGACACATAGGTTTTTCCTTAATAACATTCAAGCTTAGAAGATGATAAACAAATAAATTGCACAAGAAGTTTCAGAAACTCGAATAGACCTCAAAAGAAATTATGGTTTTCAACATCGATCGAGTTTAAAGATGATGAACAAATAAATCAGACAATATTTAGCAAATAGTCTCAGAAACTCGAACGaacccaaagaaattagggtttttatcacccatcgagtctagagatgataaacaagtaaatcaaataaACACTTAACAAATAGTCTCAGAAACCCCAAAAGAAATTATGATTTTTATCATGCTAAACTCagaaaagattttgaaaagaagaacttgaaggaaaaccctaatcggaatAAGATGAAGAGTCTTTTTTTTCtgaaagcaaaataaaagaagcttcGAGAAGGCATTTAAAAAATCATAGCAAGCATAGATGTAAAGTGAACCTGAAAGAAGTCGAGAAgctcttagagattagggtttcagaagaaccccaagtgacgAGAAAGGCCTAAAAATCCATCGATCTAAACAGGTGAGTCAAGGGTCTGACTTGAATGGCCAttgctggccggagaaaggtcagatATGCCCGAAGAACAATCATCGAGCAAAGACTAGACCAAGCCCCTTCAGAATCTGGTCATGAGACCACAGAAacgaacacgtagaagccatgagagGCTGATACATGTCTTAGATGATCCTGGAGAGCCATGGATTAGGGTGGATTAAGGTGGCAGCAGATAGGGTTTGATGttgttgtagagaggatttgaTAGAGGAGGGGGATTCATAGGCAGCGTATTGTGAGAAATGGATTAGGGTGAAGGGGtcatttgggttaaaaaaggaagggagTAGTGGGAGCCGTTGATCTAcacgatcaacggctgggattaggTGGGAGTCCAGGTGGGTCATTTAAACGGGTAAAGGGTTGGATTTGAAGGGAATTGAGTTGGGGTAAAATTGGGTTCCAATTGGGGTtcaaattaggctataattgaaaggtaattaggctagtttttaaatagccaattttcccaatttattttataaaaaatagcaaattaatttctgaaaataaattaaaagtgctAAAATAATTTATCATGcttaagggtagaaatcatgcctataggatctgctgtTTATATTCTACATGTTTTGAATTCTGCAATTTCGAAATAATGCCTATAGGATCCGtttgtttaaattatgcattTGTAATTCAACATGTTAGATACCACGTCTATAAGACCTGCTTTCATTAAATTTATGTATGTTCTACATCTAGAgagtatgcctataggactttcttaAATTCTGCATATTATGGTCACATTTAGATACCGTGTTCCTAGGATCTAAATGGTTAAAATCAGATATCGTGTTCATAAGGTTAAGAATTAGTACCCCttgtagaa
Proteins encoded in this window:
- the LOC138874508 gene encoding uncharacterized protein, which gives rise to MAIGMNIQKLLVIGDSDLLIHQVHEELATKNSKILPYLHYVQELRKRFTKTEFQHVPRIQNEFADALATRSSMIKHPDKNFIDPIPVKIYDQSAYCAHVEEEADEKPWFYDIKKYLAIGEYPELANPTKKCTLWRLSNNFFHSRGILYKRTPYLELLRCVYANEASRPLEEIHAGTCGPHMNGFVLAKKILQTGYFWMTMETDCIQYVRKFHPC